In Streptococcus uberis, a single window of DNA contains:
- a CDS encoding IreB family regulatory phosphoprotein produces MGFTDETVRFKLDDGDKKEISETLTAVYHSLEEKGYNPINQIVGYVLSGDPAYVPRYNDARNQIRKYERDEIVEELVRYYLQGNGIDVK; encoded by the coding sequence ATGGGATTTACAGACGAAACTGTTCGCTTTAAATTGGATGATGGAGATAAAAAAGAAATCAGCGAAACGTTGACTGCAGTATATCATTCTTTAGAGGAAAAAGGTTATAATCCTATCAATCAAATTGTAGGTTATGTATTAAGTGGAGACCCTGCTTATGTTCCTCGATATAATGATGCGCGTAATCAGATTCGTAAATATGAACGTGATGAAATTGTTGAAGAATTGGTTCGCTATTATCTTCAAGGAAATGGGATTGACGTTAAATGA
- the spx gene encoding transcriptional regulator Spx — MIKIYTISSCTSCKKAKTWLNGHKLPYSEQNLGKEPLTKEEILAILSKTENGVESIVSSKNRYAKALNCNIDELSVSEVVDLIQENPRILKSPILIDDKRLQVGYKEDDIRAFLPRSIRNIENTEARLRAAL; from the coding sequence ATGATTAAGATTTACACAATTTCTAGTTGTACGAGCTGTAAAAAAGCCAAAACATGGTTGAATGGTCATAAGCTCCCTTATAGTGAACAAAACTTAGGAAAAGAACCACTTACAAAAGAAGAAATATTAGCAATTTTATCAAAAACTGAAAATGGCGTTGAAAGCATTGTTTCGTCAAAAAATCGTTACGCTAAAGCTTTGAATTGCAATATTGATGAACTAAGTGTTAGTGAAGTCGTTGATCTTATTCAAGAAAATCCTCGTATTCTAAAAAGTCCAATTCTGATTGATGATAAACGTCTTCAAGTGGGCTATAAGGAAGATGATATTAGAGCTTTCTTGCCACGTTCTATTCGTAATATTGAAAATACTGAAGCACGATTGCGTGCTGCTCTATAA
- the recA gene encoding recombinase RecA — protein MAKKVKKTDDISKKFGEDRRKALDDALKNIEKDFGKGAVMRLGERAEQKVQVMSSGSLALDIALGAGGYPKGRIIEIYGPESSGKTTVALHAVAQAQKEGGIAAFIDAEHALDPAYAAALGVNIDELLLSQPDSGEQGLEIAGKLIDSGAVDLVVIDSVAALVPRAEIDGDIGDSHVGLQARMMSQAMRKLSASINKTKTIAIFINQLREKVGVMFGNPETTPGGRALKFYASVRLDVRGNTQIKGTGDQKDSSIGKETKIKVVKNKVAPPFKVAEVEIMYGEGISRTGELIKIASDLDVIQKAGAWFSYNGEKIGQGSENAKKFLADHPEIFDEIDHKVRVKVGLLEDEVLDNNQETVELPETDEFILDLDDAIEIED, from the coding sequence TTGGCAAAAAAAGTGAAAAAAACAGATGACATTTCAAAAAAATTTGGTGAAGATCGTCGCAAGGCCCTAGACGATGCCTTAAAAAATATCGAGAAAGACTTTGGTAAAGGGGCTGTTATGCGCCTAGGCGAGCGTGCGGAACAAAAAGTTCAAGTCATGAGTTCTGGAAGTTTGGCCCTAGACATCGCTTTGGGTGCAGGTGGTTATCCAAAGGGACGTATTATTGAGATTTATGGACCAGAATCTTCTGGTAAGACAACTGTAGCTTTACATGCTGTTGCTCAGGCTCAAAAAGAGGGTGGAATTGCAGCATTTATTGATGCGGAACATGCTTTAGATCCAGCCTATGCAGCTGCATTAGGAGTTAATATTGATGAATTGCTTTTATCTCAACCAGATTCTGGAGAACAAGGTTTGGAGATTGCAGGGAAATTGATTGACTCAGGCGCAGTTGATTTAGTGGTTATCGACTCTGTTGCGGCTCTTGTTCCTCGTGCGGAAATAGATGGTGATATTGGTGACAGTCATGTAGGCTTACAGGCTCGAATGATGAGTCAAGCGATGCGTAAATTATCAGCGTCCATCAATAAAACGAAAACAATTGCAATTTTTATCAATCAATTGCGTGAAAAAGTAGGTGTTATGTTTGGAAATCCAGAAACAACACCTGGTGGTCGTGCTCTTAAATTCTATGCTTCCGTTCGATTAGATGTTCGTGGAAATACACAAATTAAGGGAACTGGTGATCAAAAAGATAGCAGTATTGGTAAAGAGACTAAAATTAAGGTTGTTAAAAACAAAGTTGCACCACCGTTTAAAGTTGCTGAAGTTGAAATTATGTATGGAGAAGGTATCTCTCGTACAGGTGAATTGATTAAAATCGCGTCAGACCTAGACGTAATCCAAAAAGCAGGTGCATGGTTCTCCTATAATGGTGAGAAAATCGGTCAAGGTTCTGAGAATGCGAAGAAATTCTTAGCAGATCATCCTGAAATTTTTGACGAAATTGATCATAAGGTTCGTGTAAAAGTTGGTTTATTAGAAGATGAAGTACTTGATAATAACCAAGAAACAGTTGAACTACCTGAAACAGATGAGTTTATCTTAGACTTAGATGATGCCATTGAAATTGAAGATTAA